The Myxococcota bacterium genome has a segment encoding these proteins:
- a CDS encoding FAD-dependent oxidoreductase: MSREDAAGAARPRRARDVARWDDEADVVIVGVGAAGACAAIEARRAGASVLALERFGGPGGTTAASDGMMYFGGGTALQKACGFEDTPDDMFAYLMAACGPQPLEERIRVYCDESPAHFDWLVEQGVPFKAEFYDQRMLAPEEQGLTYSGNELVHPFRTLARPAPRAHMAAKEGMTGAFLMQKLVARAEALGARIAANTRVDRLVQDDDGRVVGVVATTAGEERAIRAGKAVILCAGGFAKNKAMIDRYAPELRKARIKAATDGDDGLGIRLGAGAGGNPIRMHMASVTLPFYPPKSLMKGIFVNEAGQRFMPEDVYQGRAGELCFYHQNGRVWLVLDDATFERPVFAGGEVHAAETLAELEQEVGFAPGTLQATVDLYNRFASDEGADEKDPVFHKANDYVQPLATPPFGAIDLSWDKAIYAAFTLGGLDTDVHGRVRDVDGNPIPGLFAAGRTAASISSPGYSSGTSIGEATFFGRRAGRCAAES, encoded by the coding sequence ATGAGCAGGGAAGACGCGGCCGGCGCCGCGCGACCGCGGCGCGCGCGCGACGTCGCGCGCTGGGACGACGAGGCCGACGTCGTGATCGTCGGCGTGGGCGCCGCGGGCGCGTGCGCGGCGATCGAGGCGCGCCGCGCCGGCGCGAGCGTGCTCGCGCTCGAGCGCTTCGGCGGGCCGGGCGGCACGACGGCCGCCTCCGACGGGATGATGTACTTCGGCGGCGGCACGGCGCTGCAGAAGGCGTGCGGCTTCGAGGACACGCCCGACGACATGTTCGCCTACCTCATGGCGGCGTGCGGCCCGCAGCCGCTCGAGGAGCGCATCCGCGTCTACTGCGACGAGAGCCCCGCGCACTTCGACTGGCTCGTCGAGCAGGGCGTGCCGTTCAAGGCCGAGTTCTACGACCAGCGCATGCTCGCTCCCGAGGAGCAGGGCCTCACCTACTCGGGCAACGAGCTGGTCCATCCCTTCCGCACGCTCGCGCGGCCCGCGCCGCGCGCGCACATGGCGGCGAAGGAGGGCATGACCGGCGCCTTCCTGATGCAGAAGCTCGTCGCCCGCGCGGAGGCGCTCGGCGCGCGCATCGCCGCGAACACGCGCGTCGACCGGCTCGTGCAGGACGACGACGGGCGCGTCGTCGGCGTCGTGGCGACGACGGCGGGCGAGGAGCGCGCGATCCGCGCCGGCAAGGCCGTGATCCTGTGCGCGGGCGGCTTCGCGAAGAACAAGGCGATGATCGACCGCTACGCACCCGAGCTCCGCAAGGCGCGCATCAAGGCCGCGACCGACGGCGACGACGGGCTCGGCATCCGCCTCGGTGCGGGCGCCGGAGGCAACCCGATCCGCATGCACATGGCGTCGGTGACGCTGCCCTTCTACCCGCCGAAGTCGCTCATGAAGGGCATCTTCGTGAACGAGGCCGGGCAGCGCTTCATGCCCGAGGACGTCTACCAGGGCCGTGCGGGCGAGCTCTGCTTCTACCACCAGAACGGGCGCGTCTGGCTCGTGCTCGACGACGCGACGTTCGAGCGCCCCGTGTTCGCGGGCGGCGAGGTGCACGCGGCCGAGACGCTCGCCGAGCTCGAGCAGGAGGTCGGCTTCGCACCGGGAACGCTGCAGGCGACGGTCGACCTCTACAACCGCTTCGCGAGCGACGAGGGCGCGGACGAGAAGGACCCCGTCTTCCACAAGGCGAACGACTACGTGCAGCCGCTCGCGACGCCGCCCTTCGGCGCGATCGACCTCTCGTGGGACAAGGCGATCTACGCGGCGTTCACGCTCGGCGGCCTCGACACGGACGTCCACGGGCGCGTGCGCGACGTCGACGGGAACCCGATCCCCGGCCTGTTCGCGGCCGGGCGCACGGCGGCGTCGATCTCGTCGCCCGGCTACTCGAGCGGCACGTCGATCGGCGAGGCCACCTTCTTCGGGCGGCGCGCCGGACGCTGCGCGGCCGAGAGCTGA